A single window of Deinococcota bacterium DNA harbors:
- a CDS encoding type II toxin-antitoxin system RelE/ParE family toxin, giving the protein MASFQLTDEARGDLDEIWDYIAVDSAVSADRLLDRLEEQFDLLAEQPLIGRAREDLAAGLRSFTVGNYLISIATGKTW; this is encoded by the coding sequence ATGGCCTCTTTCCAGCTTACCGACGAAGCGCGGGGCGATTTAGATGAAATTTGGGATTATATCGCCGTTGACAGCGCGGTGAGCGCCGACCGCTTGCTGGATCGACTGGAAGAGCAGTTCGACTTGCTGGCCGAGCAGCCGCTGATCGGTCGCGCCCGGGAAGATCTCGCCGCCGGCCTGCGGAGCTTCACCGTGGGAAACTACCTTATTTCTATCGCCACCGGGAAGACGTGGTAG
- a CDS encoding type II toxin-antitoxin system Phd/YefM family antitoxin has product LRLMEEQDRFKELKLQLLREEIQKGLDDLDNGRYSEYTSETLLELFEDIKKRGRARLAAKQQDSA; this is encoded by the coding sequence CTCAGGCTGATGGAGGAACAAGACCGCTTCAAGGAGCTGAAATTACAGCTCTTGCGCGAGGAAATTCAAAAAGGGCTCGATGATCTGGATAACGGCCGGTACAGCGAATACACCAGTGAAACGCTGTTGGAACTGTTTGAGGACATCAAGAAGCGTGGCCGGGCGAGGCTGGCTGCCAAACAGCAAGATAGTGCCTGA